DNA sequence from the Colletotrichum destructivum chromosome 9, complete sequence genome:
GCACTCGCTCTCCCGCTTCAGTGACGGCGCTGCGATGCACTGCAATCATTGCATGATTCCGGATACCGGGTGCCATACCAACGCACGGCCAAATCGTCAATCGCCCCCCAGAACCTCTTGAGTGAGTGGCAGCAATGCAGCCTCGAGGGCATTGCAAGGGGAAAAGGGTGAAGTGGATACCCGTCGAGAAAGTCGGGTTGCAAATTCAAGCACGGCTATTGCTTCGGCCGGCAAAACCTCGGCCGCCCGGTCCTTGCCAGAAACTGGAGCACTATCGACGACCCAGGCGCCGCAACGCTCACATACCAACCTCAAGCTGGTCATCGAACCGTTGCCAATCGAACCGCCCCCCAATCTTCCTTCCACCGTCCACGACGTCGCCTAATATGGCCTCCAAGGCAGTTGCGAAGGCCGCGGCAAGCGGTGTTGTGGAAATCTCAAAGGTACGCTCTACGCTGCGCTGAGTCGCTCACACCCGGTGGCCACCCACTGCCCATTCCTGCTCCCAGCGAAGCACGAAAAACCACCTAGCATCGCCATCTCATCCCGAGGACCGCGGAACCACTCAATTGGCTCACTCAGCTGACCCTGTTTCCATCCACAGAAGCACACCCTCCAGTCCCAGGGCGTTTGGGAACGTATCCGCCGCTCCCTTGCTCTCGACCCCAACCGCTCCTCCGGTGTGCCCTTGAACCCGACCTTCCGCAACCCGACACCGGGCGCCTACGACCCCCTCAGCTACGACGACCCCGTCACGCTGCCCGCGGgcgacatcgccgacaacCCGTACTGGAAgcgcgacgcccgccgcaACTACCCGGCCCTCAGCGTCGTCAACcaggccgacgtcgtcggcttgCTGTCGGTCGGCTCGGCCGCGAGCCCGCGCGTCGAGCtcatcggcgaggccggcgagaaaCATCTCGTTGCCGCCCGCgaagaggccgccgccacagGCCTGGCGCCGTacctcgagaagaacgccgccaaggccatcgaggcgaGCAAGGAGGCGCTCTTCACCAACGgcctgccgccgacgcccagcgGCCAGGACCTCAAGAGCGGAACGTGGAATGTGCACAAGTACGAGGTCAACAAGGATCAGTCCTACGGCGAGGGGTGAGTTTCTCCTGTCCGCGGCGGCTTTCAATGTTTTGAAAATGGGCTTCGGTGACAATGGTGTTTGCTAACATGATAAGGAGCAGCTACCCCTGCCGGACTTTTGCGTGAGGTATGAGAAATCCGGAGTTCTTGTTGTACagaagagagaaacagagagagaggagggggggcgagGGTGTGCAACGAATGTAGATATACAGGGCACTAGATTCCATTGAACGTTTTACTTTCTCAACAGGCTTGGGATTGAGAGTTTGCCCTGCCATGTTTATACCCTTTCACCCGTTGGGGTATATCTCCAGCCCGAAACCCGACGAATTTCTTCGCCAAAACGAAACTACATCTCATGCTCTGAACGAAACAGTACTAAAGCCCCTTGGCCTCTGTCGCCGCCttgggctcggcggcgacctcgcccgtcatCCGCTCGATGATCTTGACCTTGCCCTGCGCCCTCTTGAGCctgtcgtcaaagtcgttgacggcctcgtcgctgtTTTCCCTGGCCAGCGTGTCGGGCTcaacgagggcgaaggcAGCCGTGACGTTTTTCTCAAGCCTTGCGTTGGGCGGCAGTGGTGGAAGGGAGCAGGCCtttggctgctgctgttgctgcgaCGAAGAGTCTGAAGGcctcgtggcggcggcggtggcggcggcggcggcggaggatgaggtggaggaggtgcCCTTCTGTGGCAAGGACAGCCGGTTCGCCCacacgacggcgcggccgtgTATCCTGCCGCTCTCGAGGAATTTCTCGTAACCtttggcgaggccgacggagCGGCCCTCGATCTTACCGGCCTGGATGCCGTCTTCGGTGCCCTGGCGGTAGCCCTCGGCGAAGAACTGGTCCTCGAGAGTGAGGACGTCGTCAAATGGGTCCAGGGACATGCTTGaatttttgggggggggtAGGAAAAATGAAAATTACAGGTGGAACCGTGCTTTTCTGCTCGCCTTTTTCTTGCTTGGTGGTCTTTTACAAGACACTTGCGCTGGTTGTAAGTCGGGGTGGTGAGTGCTGTGAGGCCGATGGAGGGGTGATTTGAAATGGTGGCGGGGCAAATTTGAGAGTTTGACTCAGCAACTGGTTTTTTTTAATTATTTCTTTGCTAGTGACATTTCACAACTCACCTCACTTACATGTATCCGTATGCTTCACGTTGAAAGACCAATTGTGATCGGGAAATCGTTTTGAGGAGGCTTTAACACTTCCATGAGTAGACCTGAATTCTCAAAAGTGAAGCAGTGCGACTGTTCGATTCATTTGTGAATGTGGGGAATCAATTCTAAGTCTATCTTATAActagccagccagccattTGCCCATCGTTTTTCATCATCATTAGCAACTAATCACTGCATGCCAAATAACATGCCACCGTTGGCACACACAACCTGACCCGTACACCACGCCGACTCAGCCGAGACGAGCATGCCGACGATACCGGCGATCTCGCCGACGTACGCCGGACgaccgccctcctcctcggcggccttgacgaggtcgtccgAGTCGACGCCCGAGCGGGCCTTCATAAGCGGGGCGTGCTCGATGAAGCCCTTGATGAAGCGCTTGAACTCGGGGGTGTTGCCGGCGTACATCTCGGTCAGGACGGGGCCCGGGTTGACGGCATTGACGGTGGCGTTTTCGCTGAGCTCGCGAGCCCAAGTGCGggtcatggcctcgagggcggccttggtgcCGCCGTAGACGCTCTGCTCGGGGAAGCCGGTGGAGGAGCTGACGGACGACATGTTGACGATGCGGCCGCTGCGGTCGGTGGGCAGGTAGGGCTGCACGGCCTGGACAAGGAGGAGCGGGCCGCGGACGTTGACGCGGTACGAGACATCGAACTGGTCGACGGTGACAGCGGGCAGGAGGTTGTTGtgggcgacgccggcatTGTTGACGAGCACGTCGACCTGGAACCTGCCGCCTTTGAGCCCCTCAAAGTGGGCCTTTGCGGTCGCGACGAGGGACGCGGGGCCGTCGGTCGTGCCCATGTCGGCCTGGACGGCGAGGGTCTGGATGTTGTGCTTGGTTTGAAGGTCGGTGGCGAGCTGCTCGGCCGGAGTCTTtgaggaggtggaggtgtAGCCCAGAATGAGGTTGCAGCCCTTTGCGGCGAggttctcggcgatggcgacgccgatgccTGGGTGCGGGTGTTGTGTCAGAAAATGTGCCGTGTCATCACGGTGTTTTAAAGGGGTTCCTTACCTCGAGAGGCGCCGGTCACGATGCCGAGCTTGCCCTCCAGAGAACGAGACATCGTGTGATCTGCGGAGGTATATGGGCTGCAAACGAAGTTGATTGTCAAAGATGGATACAAGCAAGAATGAGATACGGTTTCAGTAATAGAGAAACgaagagagaagacggaaagaggaagaagaggacgatggcAAGTCACGACAAGAGCGGGACGAGGAGACGGGGGACCTAAGGTTTATACCTATGTTGACCCCTAGGCACTCAGGAGCAGCTAGAACCCGAGGATGCGATTGTCCCGAACGGGCAATTCTAGCAGCTCTCGTGACCCGTCGGGATTATGATGAGAACCCAGAGATGGACGCATCCCACCCAATGGAAGGCGAGCTCGTGGCATCGATCCCGGGAGAAATCTGGATTGCCGGGTTTCTTGGGGGCGTTCTGGGTGAAAGCTACCCCGCTGTCGCAACAGCTCTCAGTTGCCCCGCGGTGGACTTGTAACGGCGCTGAAGTGGTGCTCCCCCCACGTCATTCTCCCGCGCCAATCCTGGGCCAGGGCTTGATCCGatcggggaggg
Encoded proteins:
- a CDS encoding uncharacterized protein (Putative NADH dehydrogenase [ubiquinone] (complex I), 21kDa subunit, fungi) gives rise to the protein MASKAVAKAAASGVVEISKKHTLQSQGVWERIRRSLALDPNRSSGVPLNPTFRNPTPGAYDPLSYDDPVTLPAGDIADNPYWKRDARRNYPALSVVNQADVVGLLSVGSAASPRVELIGEAGEKHLVAAREEAAATGLAPYLEKNAAKAIEASKEALFTNGLPPTPSGQDLKSGTWNVHKYEVNKDQSYGEGYPCRTFA
- a CDS encoding Putative essential protein Yae1; the protein is MSLDPFDDVLTLEDQFFAEGYRQGTEDGIQAGKIEGRSVGLAKGYEKFLESGRIHGRAVVWANRLSLPQKGTSSTSSSAAAAATAAATRPSDSSSQQQQQPKACSLPPLPPNARLEKNVTAAFALVEPDTLARENSDEAVNDFDDRLKRAQGKVKIIERMTGEVAAEPKAATEAKGL
- a CDS encoding Putative short-chain dehydrogenase/reductase SDR, NAD(P)-binding domain superfamily; protein product: MSRSLEGKLGIVTGASRGIGVAIAENLAAKGCNLILGYTSTSSKTPAEQLATDLQTKHNIQTLAVQADMGTTDGPASLVATAKAHFEGLKGGRFQVDVLVNNAGVAHNNLLPAVTVDQFDVSYRVNVRGPLLLVQAVQPYLPTDRSGRIVNMSSVSSSTGFPEQSVYGGTKAALEAMTRTWARELSENATVNAVNPGPVLTEMYAGNTPEFKRFIKGFIEHAPLMKARSGVDSDDLVKAAEEEGGRPAYVGEIAGIVGMLVSAESAWCTGQVVCANGGMLFGMQ